One genomic region from Drosophila subpulchrella strain 33 F10 #4 breed RU33 chromosome 2R, RU_Dsub_v1.1 Primary Assembly, whole genome shotgun sequence encodes:
- the LOC119550855 gene encoding uncharacterized protein LOC119550855, producing the protein MNSHLIAILLATVAIGSSIANPSLFSGPSKIMEIMSATSEMQRNNPQLAAACFNYYDGVFKNDWSIYEDEFNQCVDKYEGGHKEVLKRYDSVVWDLSNSTFDSCMFLLDCDNKNDSQKALSCYAVEGPKYSKNLTAVGSSASVFYGSLGQEIEQLAYTRELCCNTSARNYEIRSGNSYEAFQSCMAGLSPVPVDTTTSRPVSSTSPPPTTQQSTTQASTTQSSSSAPQSSTAKPNQFSHIESEERSSANGNHRLARKLESIYRHVV; encoded by the exons ATGAACTCCCATCTCATTGCCATCCTGCTGGCCACCGTGGCCATCGGCTCCTCCATCGCCAATCCCAGCCTCTTCTCAGGGCCCTCGAAAATCATGGAGATAATGAGTGCCACCAGCGAAATGCAGCGGAATAACCCACAACTGGCCGCCGCCTGTTTCAACTACTACGATGGCGTTTTCAAAAATGACTGGTCTATCTACGAGGATGAGTTCAACCAGTGCGTGGATAAGTACGAGGGCGGCCATAAGGAGGTCCTGAAGCGATACGATTCTGTGGTCTGGGATCTCAGCAATTCCACCTTCGACTCCTGCATGTTTTTGCTTGACTGTGATAACAAGAATGATAGTCAGAAGGCTCTGTCCTGCTACGCTGTTGAG gGTCCCAAATACTCCAAGAACTTGACCGCAGTGGGTTCCAGTGCTTCCGTTTTCTACGGATCGCTGGGACAGGAGATTGAGCAACTTGCTTACACCCGTGAACTTTGCTGCAACACCTCGGCTCGGAACTACGAGATTCGGTCCGGTAACTCCTACGAGGCTTTCCAGAGCTGCATGGCGGGACTGTCTCCTGTGCCGGTagacaccaccaccagcaggcCCGTTAGCAGCACAAGTCCTCCACCAACAACCCAACAGAGCACAACCCAAGCGAGCACAACCCAATCCAGCTCATCTGCCCCACAAAGCTCAACGGCCAAGCCAAACCAATTTTCTCATATCGAGTCCGAAGAAAGAAGCAGTGCCAACGGCAATCACAGATTGGCCAGGAAACTGGAAAGTATTTACAGACATGTTGTTTAA